CTTTCTGGGGAAAGGCGGTATACAGATAGACACAAGGGTCAATAACAACCGTTTTGACAATTATGCTTTTTTGGCAAGTATCATGAGTTATCAGCTCGGAACGGTCGACAAGACACTGATGTGTTACAGTATCTATGAATCGTTCGGTGACTATATCTCCGAAGTTGTCTCCCAGCTTGTTGAGAAAACAAAGGCAAAGCATGTCACTTTGACAGGAGAGACGCTTGCCAATCAAGCACTCTATGCTAGAATACAGAGACATATGGGAATGAGAAAGCTTCTTTTCCCGATGAACTATCCGATAGGCAAGGAGTGTGCGGTACATGGAGCGATCTACCTTTAGAATTAAAAATGAAAAGTTAAAAATGAAGAATGAAGGTATGTATTGCCTTGCAATACTTTTTTAGATGAATACATACAGAATAACGATAAAAGGTACCGTACAGGGGGTAGGGTTCCGTCCTTTCATCTATCAGCTTGCCGTACGGTATAGCCTCAACGGTACCGTACTCAACGGTACGCAGGGGGTCGAGATTATCCTCAATGCTGCGCCGGAGAGCTTGCAGAGATTTCTTCAGTCCATAGAAGAGGAACTTCCTCCGCTTGCTTCCGTAGAGACCGTTGAAACAACAAAGATCGCTTTTAGGGAATTCAGGGATTTTCAGATCATTTCGACTGACGAAGCAGGGGAGAGGACGGTACGTATTCCTCCGGATGTGAGCATCTGCAAAGCATGTGAAACAGAACTGTTCGACCCCAATGACCGCCGTTACGGGTATCCGTTCATTACCTGTACCCATTGCGGGGTGAGATACTCTATTATTTATGACCTTCCCTATGACCGTAAGAATACATCCATGAAGTTCTTCGAGATGTGTGATCGGTGTGAAAAAGAGTATAGTAGTCCTCTGGACAGACGTTATCATGCGCAGCCGATAGGATGCTACCAATGTGGGCCCACATTGGAATTAAAAATTAAAAATGAAAAATTAGAAATTGATGATAACAAGATTGTTGAAACTGCTTCGCAACTTTTATCGGAAGGGAAAATCTTGGCTGTCAAGGGGGTTGGTGGGTATCACCTGATGTGTGATGCGACCAATGAAGCGGCAGTCAAAACGTTGAGGGAAAGAAAGCATCGCCCGACCAAACCTTTTGCTGTGATGGTCAAAGATATGGAGATGGCAAAGTGGTTTGCCAGGATAGATACAGCTGAAGAGAAATTGCTAAGATCCAAAGAACGACCGATCGTACTATTGAAAACACAACCCGCTACCCGATATTCGCTACCTACTTCTGTTGCTCCGAATATTGCAAAGATTGGGCTTTTCCTGCCGTATACTCCTTTGCATCTCCTGCTCTTGAACAAACTTGACCGTCCTCTGGTAGCTACTTCCGCCAATATAACAGATGAACCCATCTGTACCGATATGGATTCTCTGGAGAAACTGAACGGTGTATATGACTATGTACTTGACCATGACAGAAAGATCGTCAATGGCTGTGATGACTCGGTGGTGATGGTGGTAGGTGATCAGCAGGTCATACTGCGCCGAGCGAGAGGGTATGCACCTGCAAGTATCAAACTGCCGTTCAGGTTAAAGCAGAACAGATTGGCGATGGGCGCCAACCAGAAAAGTACGGTTGCCATAGGATTCGAAGACACGGCGATCCTCTCTCCGCATATCGGTGATCTCGATAGCATCGGTTCGGTGGAGTATTACAAAAAGAACATAGAGACGCTGGAGCGCATCTATGACTTTACCCCTGAAGTGATCGTCCATGACAAACACCCATACTACGAATCGACTAAGTATGCGAAACAACTCTTCACTCTTCACTCTTCACTCTTCATTCATGAGGTCCAGCATCATTATGCCCATATCCTCGGGGTGATGGCAGAGAAAGGTATTGAAGACAGAGTACTGGGGGTGGCTTTTGACGGGACCGGTTATGGCAATGACGGTAATCTATGGGGAGGTGAGTTCCTTGTCTGTGATTATGAAGGGTTCGAGAGAGTCGCACATCTTGATTATTTCAAACTGCTTGGTGGAGCCAAAGCGATCAAAGAGCCCAGAAGGGTGGCACTCTCTCTGCTGTTCGACCTGTACGGTGAGGAAGCGTTGAAATTGGACACTCCGACGGTCAATGCTTTTTCATCTACGGAGTTGAAAACATACTTCATCGCCTGGCAGAAAGGCTTGAATGCACCTTTGAGTTCATCGGCAGGCCGGCTTTTCGATGCTGTGGCATCACTGCGTGATGTCTGTCATGTGATGAGTTTCGAGGGAGAGAGCGGTATGCTGCTTGAAGAGCTCTATGATGAAACTGTGAAAGGTGCTTATAGCTTCGAGATAAAAAAGGGCAGAATAGATATACTTCCCATGATCAAAGAGATAGTGGGAGAGAAGGAGACTGCAGTAGCTGTTTCAAAGTTCTTTCATACCTTGGTAGAGATGGTTGCTGCGGTATATGAAGATCACGATGATCTGCCATTGGTCTTAAGCGGCGGAGTGTTCCAGAACAGTGTACTTTTGGATTTGATGCTCAAGCGATTTCCCGATGTGTATATTCCCACGCTTATTCCCCCGAATGATGGGGGGATCGCCCTGGGACAGCTTGCAAGTAGACTTAAACGCTGATCTTCTGTCGGTTATTTGGGGTCACATCCATTGGGGACCTTCCCTCCCACACCATAGGTGTAGCTGAAGTCATACAGGTCGTCCCACTGTTTTGGTTTGAGTTTGGAAAAGTCCATAGCGGGGCATAGCTTCTTGGCTTCATCCTTGAATTTACCTTCCTCTTTGATCTTC
The window above is part of the Sulfurovum riftiae genome. Proteins encoded here:
- the hypF gene encoding carbamoyltransferase HypF, whose amino-acid sequence is MNTYRITIKGTVQGVGFRPFIYQLAVRYSLNGTVLNGTQGVEIILNAAPESLQRFLQSIEEELPPLASVETVETTKIAFREFRDFQIISTDEAGERTVRIPPDVSICKACETELFDPNDRRYGYPFITCTHCGVRYSIIYDLPYDRKNTSMKFFEMCDRCEKEYSSPLDRRYHAQPIGCYQCGPTLELKIKNEKLEIDDNKIVETASQLLSEGKILAVKGVGGYHLMCDATNEAAVKTLRERKHRPTKPFAVMVKDMEMAKWFARIDTAEEKLLRSKERPIVLLKTQPATRYSLPTSVAPNIAKIGLFLPYTPLHLLLLNKLDRPLVATSANITDEPICTDMDSLEKLNGVYDYVLDHDRKIVNGCDDSVVMVVGDQQVILRRARGYAPASIKLPFRLKQNRLAMGANQKSTVAIGFEDTAILSPHIGDLDSIGSVEYYKKNIETLERIYDFTPEVIVHDKHPYYESTKYAKQLFTLHSSLFIHEVQHHYAHILGVMAEKGIEDRVLGVAFDGTGYGNDGNLWGGEFLVCDYEGFERVAHLDYFKLLGGAKAIKEPRRVALSLLFDLYGEEALKLDTPTVNAFSSTELKTYFIAWQKGLNAPLSSSAGRLFDAVASLRDVCHVMSFEGESGMLLEELYDETVKGAYSFEIKKGRIDILPMIKEIVGEKETAVAVSKFFHTLVEMVAAVYEDHDDLPLVLSGGVFQNSVLLDLMLKRFPDVYIPTLIPPNDGGIALGQLASRLKR